The Hippoglossus hippoglossus isolate fHipHip1 chromosome 4, fHipHip1.pri, whole genome shotgun sequence DNA window CCGAACACCAAAAGCCTGCaaggttgaaaataaaaaatcgtGATCCACACGGTCAAAGGCTTTTTCTTGATCAATTGAAATAATAcccacatttacattatataatttacacacatcacacacatctcttattaaaaacagattgtCCAGCATGGATCTGTCAGGCACACAGTAACATTGATCTGGGTTGATCAGCTGTTCGATGCAGGTCTTCAGTCTGTTGGATAAAACCTTGGAGAGGATCTTATAGTCTGTGCATAAAAGGGCCACTGGTCTCCAGTTCTTTAAAAGGCTAAGATCTCCCTTCTTAGgcatcagagagagaactgcGCGTCTACAGGAAGTAGGAAGtgtcccttttttaaaacactccttaaaaatgtctaaaatgtctCGTCCCAAAACAccccagaaatgtttttaaaaatctgaaggTAATCCATCCACTCCAGGGGCCTTTCCGGACGCCATTTGCGACACAGCCGCGGTCAGCTCCTCTAAGGTGATGTCAGAGTTTAGTGTATCCTGTTCTTCAGGACTCAGCTGAGGAAGTCCttctagcagctctgcagcagagtccaCATCACAGTGAACTGCTCTGAACAGCTCTGAGTAGAACTCTACTGCATGCTTCCTCATCCCAGCCGGTTCTGTGGTCACTTCTCCGTCTGGGAGCCGCAGAGACACCATCTGTTTCCTCCGAGCCACCGACTTCTCTAAGTTAAAGAAGAAGGTGGTCGGAGCGTCCATATCATGTAGTTTAGTGAAGCGGGCTCTGACCAAGGCTCCTTTGGCTCTTTCATGTAAAAAGGAGTTTAAATCCTGACTCTTGGTTTTGAGCCGTTCTGCATCCTGCCCGTTGCTTTGTGTGGCTGGGACAGCTTCCAGGtttctgatctcctcctctagCTTTTTAAtggctctttttattttgacgGTGGAGTTGGCTGCGTACTGCTGACAGAACACTCGGATTTGGGCCTTTCCTACTTCCCACCACTGGGTAAGGCAGGAAAACTCGTCTTTCTTATTTTTCCAAAAAGCccaaaacagtttaaaattcTCACAAAAAGTAAAATCATGCAATAATTTTGTGTTAAAAGGCCAAAAAGACTTTGATTTTACTGTTGAGGATAAAATAAACTCCATTAAAACCAGATGGTGATCAGTAAAACCAACAGGGAGGATCTGACAGTTAAAAACCTGACTAGTAAAAGCGGCAGAAAGATAAAACCTGTCTAACCTGGCTGCACTGATCCTTCCATCTAAAACTTTGACCCAGGTGTACTGCCGGGCTGAAGGATGCTTTAACCTCCACACATCCACCAGATCTACTTTTGTTACGATCTCAGATAAAAGCAGAGATGACTGAACATGTGGCTCCACCCCCGTCCTGTCTAACttaaaatctgtgcagcagttcCAGTCTCCACCCAACACAATACATTCCTCCTGGTCTATGCCACTTAGTGTTTcgtttaaaattttaaaaactctTTCCCGCTCAGAGCCTTGATTGGGtgcataaatattaataaaactgaatttaaaatcttGTACTTCAGCTTTTACAATCAGGATTCTGCCTTGAATTATTTCTGAGTGAGAGATTATATTTACGTTTGCTATTGTAGAAAAGAGAATGGCAACTCCTGCACTTATATTTGTCCCATGGCTGAGGACATGCTGTCCACCCCACCATAAGCCCCAATCAATCTCATTGAGACTGTCAGTATGTGTTTCTtggagaaacacaacatcaagTCTCTTCTGCTGAATTGTTTCCGCTAACACAGCTCTCTTCTTTGCATCTCTGCCCCCGTTCATATTTAATGATGCTACCCTTAGACCCTGCATGGGaagatagaagagagagaacagcaaacaacaacagtgaaacaCCCAGTGATTTAAGAACATCTTTATTTTGACgctttcatcttttttaacatttttgtgtttggtaCCTTTAACCCTTTCCTTACCCTGGTGACTAATTTCTTTAGGCGGTAACGTTTCTTTTCATCTAATCGATTCAGCCCCACCCCCTTTTGTAATGTGGTAACTGACTGAATGAACTTTCCAATATCTGGGAAAAAATCTCTCacattcactgttttcccaaatGTATCATCTAGGAAAATATTAATCTCCTCCAGAGAATACAAATCAATGCTCTGAGAAGCGCTTCCTACAACTGACCCAGTTTCACAGTCAGAGTCCACGTCCATGTCAGCATCCTCAacgtcaccatgacaaccatccctaaccacagagccaccggccaccgggcctctaccacccgcatccccaaccaccgagccaccgggcaccgggccgctaacacccgcatccccaaccacagagccaccggccaccgggcctctaataCCCACATCCctgaccacagagccaccggccaccgggcctctaataCCCACATCCctgaccacagagccaccggccaccgggcctctaccacccgcatccccaaccaccgagccaccgggcaccgggccgctaacacccgcatccccaaccacagagccaccggccaccgggcctctaataCCCACATCCctgaccacagagccaccggccaccgggccgctaatACCCACATCCCCAACCACcgagccaccgggcaccgggcaccgggccgctaacacccacatccccaaccacagagccaccggccaccgggcctctaataCCCACATCCctgaccacagagccaccggccaccgggcctctaataCCCACATCCctgaccacagagccaccgggcctctaataCCCACATCCCCAACCACcgagccaccgggcaccgggccgctaacacccacatccccaaccacagagccaccggccaccgggcctctaatacccacatccccgaccaccgagccaccgggcaccgggcctccaacacccgcatccccaaccacagagccaccggccaccgggcctctaccacccgcatccccgaccacagagccaccggccaccgggccgctaacatccacatccccaaccacagagccaccggccaccgggcctctaccacccgcatccccgaccacagagccaccggccaccgggccgctaacatccacatccccgaccacagagccacctggcaccgggccgctaacacccacATCCCCGACCACAATAGAACCTTTAACACCCGTGACCACAACTATATTCTCAGTGCTCACTTCCCCTGCTGTGCTCACCTTAGACACCGAGCCGCCGACAGCAGCGGACCGGACCACCGGGCCCCAGGCAGCACCTCCAGCCGGCGCGGAGCCGCCTGCCTCGCTGAGCTCCGGGGGAACAGCCTCCTTTCCCCCGGCAGCCACAGCGGGCCCCGCTGCGTGCTGTCTGCGGGGACAGGAGATCCGCTTGTGACCCACATCCCCAcactcaaaacacttgatgttCCCCGAGCTCGCATAGACCATGTAGAACCCGTCCTCATGTTTGACCCGGAATGAGACATCCAGAGTCTGGGTGGTAGAGCTCAGGAACATGAACACCTGTCTCCGCAGAGATTGAACATGCCTCAGTTTGTGATCTTTACATCCCAGAGTCACTGGCCTGAACCCACTCGCCATCTTCCCGAAGCGCTTCAGCTCTTGCTCCAGCGCCTGGTTGGAGATAAACGGGGGGACCCCGGACACAGTGACCCGGGTGGAAGGCACCGCCAGCGGGGACACCTGGACGAGCTGGTCCTGGATCACCAGGCCGCTCTCTACGAGCTGCGCCACAAACTTCTGCTCCTTCAGAAACACGACCACCGCCTTGTTCATGCGAGAGGCGTAGGAGATGTTCCCGTGTCCCACCTGCTCTCCTACCGCCAACAACACCTGCTCCACCGGGCTGTCCTGCTGCGGCACCAGCCTCACTCCGTGTCTCAGAGACAGGGACAGCGGCCCAGAGGACGCCATCCCGCCGAGGAAACACGGCTCACTCACCgccaaacaaccacagacacactaacaatACAACAACTAACAACTACACAAtcatacaaaaacacagtttagaATATAACTATAGCAATTTGCGAAAATACCACAAACTCTCACACGCTCACCACCACTCCACCAAcaaactcccagcatgcactgagagagagagagagagagagagagatgagtaagggtacgagagagagagagtgcgcgagagagaggagagatgagtaagggtacgagagagagagagagagagagcgcgcgagagagcgagagagagagagcgagagagagagagagagagagatgggaggaagtgacaaagaaagagagatgggaggaagtgataaagaaagagagatgggaggaagtgataaagagagagagagaggtgggaggaAGTAGTGGCAGAAGCACTACACATCCTGCAGGACCAATGACGGTTTCTTCATTCAGCAACAATGACTGACCGGCGTCTGACTGACGAGCTCTGCGATGCTTGTGCCGCTGGAAATCTACCAAAAGTGTTGTCTTTGCTGTCTAAGATGTCTCTCAGTAGCTCAGTTTATTGCTGGTGGGAGGGGGTCTGGAAAATGTATGATAGGGAACAGATTTAGAGAAAGGTGGCACTGGTACATTGAGAAATGCTGGAAAATAATCTGGGTCAGTTAACTCCTTGGATTAAATCAGAAGTGACAAGTGtgggtgttgtgttgttgtgttagaCTCTGAGTTCCAAGGCCCACATTAAGGTGTCAGTCACATTAACAAGGTGACCGAAACCTCATTTTCAGACTCATGACCATATAAGGTTCCGGATATTTATGAGTCAGACAAAAGCTGAAAAGCTGATTCATTTCCAGCCGACTGCATTACTGTACTTTTGCGAAAATCttaagaataaattaaaagacattcaaacaataggaaacagttaCAGTACAAAGCAAACactaaaaaactatttaaactatttaacacagcagcaaagcaaagaaataaaacaaatgtaacagatgataaaagagtaaaaacaagagaaaataaaacagctcacctataaaaatgtgtctttaagagagGGTTAAAAGAAGAGGATgcgttttatttaaatatacacgtgtattatgtatatatacatattattacttaaatataaatatatcatatttgACTATGTTTCACCTCAGATAATGATGTTATCACTATTCCTTTCTTAGTTTTTGCCTTTTCAACAAGAGAGAAACTTTTTAGAATAAAACTAATAGTTATTTTAGTGTTTTGTCTTTACACTCAGTCCTGGGGCGTATCTCTCTGTATCAGGAGCCTTATGCCAATGCACTGCGATGGCCCACTGCACGATAATAAAGCGAGTGAAGCTGGTGATGAGGAGCTTTAGGTGATTTTAAACGCGCAGCTTTTGGTGCGTAAAGAGACATTTACGCAGTCTCGGCCTCGTCGGTGTCACCATGGGCAAAGCTGTGAACGTATTTATTGGTTGTATATTGGAAACTGATCAATCATCTGATCGGTTTCGTTACTCAGCCGTTCGTGTTTATTCATCCAAGGCAACGAGACAAAATTATCACAAGCGCAACAGATatgtggagaaaaagaaaccGCGAcctataaaatgtattttaccagCTTCACTCGCTTTATTATCGTGCAGTGGGCCTCattgtacattttacagttttacagttttatagCGCAGTGCATTGGCATAAGGCTCCTAATACAGAGAGATACGCCCCAGGACTGAGTGTAAAGACAAcacactaaaataaatatacattttattctaaaaAGTTTCTCCCTTATTGAAAAGGCAAAAACTAAGAACGAAATAGTGATAAAACCATTATCTGAGGTGAAACACAAGagtaaaatatgatatatttatatttaaacaataatatgtatatataaataataaatctcccttaaagacatttttttatagGTGAGCTCTCTCCTATAGTTCTGAtcttatttcaatatttttataatgttttagtAGCATTTAAAtggcactttgtagttttgcttttttgaagaaattgtactttcttgattattgttgttctgggtttgtaccctcatggttgaatgcacttattgtaagtcgctttggataaaagcgtcagctaaatgaaatgtaatgtaatgtaacaaaaATGTCAGCGCTTCAAGTTCTTCTTTTCAGGCAATGAGAGCGCTCATTTAGCACATGTTAACCTGAGATGCAACAAGCTCCCTATTGGCTGTTGAAATCCTTCCCCACTAAAAAGCATTGCCTACTGTAGTGTTCTTTCACACACTCAATATGCTTACACCTGCTATTGAACTGGATACAAATGATTTGTTCACACGGTCAAAGCTATGTATTTCTTGTTGTATCCCGCCCCCAATTTGCAGCTGGGATAGTGTAAGAGAAAATAGAGAATGTTTCCTGCAAGACAGAGGGTAAAATGTGCCAGTGGCAATGAGAGCGCTCCTTTAAAGGGAGGTACCTGTTAGACTGAGATGCAACTATAGCCCCCTATTGGCTGAGGAAATCCTTCCCCATTGAAAAGCGTTGGCTTCTGTCGGTTTCTTCATTCAGCAACAATGACTGACCGGCGTCTGACTGACGAGCTCTGCGATGCTTGTGCCGCTGGAAATCTATCAAAAGTGTTGTCTTTGCTGCAAAGTGGAGCAGAAGTCAACGGATTCAATACATTCAAGAGAACTGCTCTCCAGGTGGGTACAGACCTCCATCACGCTGCATCCAGTTTGACTGCTTTAATTTACTTTCTGCTGTCATATATTTCCAGGAGACTTTGTTCATTGATACATGTAAGATTGATAATGAATCATCGAATCTGTGAAAGAGAGGAAATTGAACAATGTGGCCTAAGCGAGACATATAGCTCAtaccaagaaaaaaaaggaactcGTCGTTTTGCTTTATTTGCTCCCAGtggtcgtctctctctctctctctctctctctctctctctctctctctctctctctctctctctctctctctctcaggtggtGAAGATGAGCAGCACCGCCGTGGTCGAAGCTCTTATTGGTGGGGGGGCGAGCGCCGACGTGCGCGACCCGGACAGCGGCCGCACCGTGACCCATGACGCCGCGCGCGAAGGGTCTGTGGATACCGTGCGCGCGCTGATGCGTGCTGAGGCGAACGTGAACCTCGTGGACGACCAGGGCAACCTGCCGCTGCACCTGGCTTCCAAGGGGGGCCACCTGCGGGTGGTGCAGCTGCTGATCACACGCACCGCGCACCCCCGCGCGACCAACGGCCTGGGATACACCGCCGCGCAGCTCGCGCACTTCCACCGCAGGGTGGACACCGCCAAATACATCGACAAGTATCTGAGCGCAAGTGAGTCGATTTTATATCagaatattttaatttcaagaTGTCTCTCAGTAGCTCAGTTTATTGCTGGTGGGAGGGGGTCTGGAAAATGTATGATGGGGAACAGATTTAGAGAAAGGTGGCACTGGTACATTGAGAAATGCTGGGAAATAATCTGGGTCAGCTAACTCCTTGGATTAAATCAGAAGTGACAAGtgtgagtgttgtgttgttgtgttagaCTCTGAGTTCCAAGGCCCACATTTACAAGGTGACCGAAACCTCATTTTCAGACTCATGACCATATAAGGTTCCGGATATTTATGAGTCAGCCAAAGCTGAAAAGCTGATTCATTTCCAGCCGACTGCATTACTGTACTTTTGCGAAAATCttaagaataaattaaaagacattcaaacaataggaaacagttaCAGTACAAAGCAAACactaaaaaactatttaaactatttaacacagcagcaaagcaaagaaataaaacaaatgtaacagatgataaaagagtaaaaacaagagaaaataaaacattaaaaaaatattaaaataagatcAGGACTATAGGAGAGAGCTCacctataaaaatgtgtctttaagagagGGTTAAAAGAAGAGGATgcgttttatttaaatatacacgtgtattatgtatatatacatattattacttaaatataaatatatcatatttgACTATGTTTCACCTCAGATAATGATGTTATCACTATTCCTTTCTTAGTTTTTGCCTTTTCAACAAGAGAGAAACTTTTTAGAATAAAACTAATAGTTATTTTAGTGTTTTGTCTTTACACTCAGTCCTGGGGCGTATCTCTCTGTATCAGGAGCCTTATGCCAATGCACTGCGATGGCCCACTGCACGATAATAAAGCGAGTGAAGCTGGTGATGAGGAGCTTTAGGTGATTTTAAACGCGCAGCTTTTGGTGCGTAAAGAAACATTTACGCAGTCTCGGCCTCGTCGGTGTCACCATGGGCAAAGCTGTGAACGTATTTATTGGTTGTATATTGGAAACTGATCAATCATCTGATCGGTTTCGTTACTCAGCCGTTCGTGTTTATTCATCCAAGGCAACGAGACAAAATTATCACAAGCGCAACAGATatgtggagaaaaagaaaccGCGACCTATAAAATGACCCCAAAGTATTTTACCAGCTTCACTCGCTTTATTATCGTGCAGTGGGCCATCGTTGTACATGTTTTATAGCGCAGTGCATTGGCATAAGGCTCCTAATACAGAGAGATACGCCCCAGGACTGAGTGTAAAGACAACACACTAAAATAAATCTACATTTTATTCTAAAAAGTTTCTCTCTTGTTGAAAAGGCAAAAACTAAGAACGGAATAGTGATAAAACCATTATCTGAGTTGAAACTCAAGagtaaaatatgatatatttatatttaaacaataatatgtatatataaataataaatctccCTTAAAGACGTTTTTTTATAGGTGAGCTCTCTCCTATAGTTCTGAtcttatttgaatatttttataatgttttattttatcttgttttactCTTTTATCATCTGTAACattagttttatttctgtttatgtgctctgctgctgtgtgatccTCGAATTGCTTTTAAATAGTTTCTTAGTGTTTGCTTtgtactgtaactgtaactgatatttaaaatcatcttactttttcttttacttcaaTGGATCCCTGTGCCATAATAAAATATGCACTACTGTAATCTTTTCTGATGTTTCATATTGTCCCTCTATAATtgctattatttattttcattattgtcaCTTAGGATAAATTAGTCAAATActcattatttgttttctcttttacagaCTAAATGATGAAGACACCCACTTCAATGTTTTACAATCTGGATTGGCTGAAACCTTCTTATGATTCTACTACTCTGCTCTTTCCTTTTACTTGgactttaacattttttaatattttattctaaaattACCCCCACTTAATTGATAATATAATACTTGTAATATAAACCCTGTGTAAATCTGGTACATTTATACCTTCTAGTGCAATCCAGTacaaaaactaataataacCTTTTGCCCATAGTGTAATAATGTATCCCATTTGTATTATAATAGTTATTTGAAAGAGGAAATAGTGTCATGGAAGTGTGACACCAATAgccaaaaaaaaatcaattttaaagaaagtgttattaatttattattatattatgggctacaattattacatttttaaaggattttttaaaacccGGGAAATAATGAAACAATGTTATTACGTTATCGGCATGTTACTACATTATTGGCttttattacattaaaaatgaaacaattatTACGTTATTGGCATGTTATTACATAATTGGCGGTTATTAAATTATTGGCTGCTACAGGCTGCAaaactgtttacccctgaaacaccAAAAGTTTTTTGTGGAcacctcacccacccctccttcAGTGGTGAGTaggtaatgagtgaattttttatttttcagtgacCTATCCCTTTAACAG harbors:
- the cdkn2c gene encoding cyclin-dependent kinase 4 inhibitor C, producing the protein MTDRRLTDELCDACAAGNLSKVLSLLQSGAEVNGFNTFKRTALQVVKMSSTAVVEALIGGGASADVRDPDSGRTVTHDAAREGSVDTVRALMRAEANVNLVDDQGNLPLHLASKGGHLRVVQLLITRTAHPRATNGLGYTAAQLAHFHRRVDTAKYIDKYLSAN